The following coding sequences lie in one Sedimentibacter sp. MB35-C1 genomic window:
- a CDS encoding TolC family protein, giving the protein MKKITAFICIASILLCSSVYPVYAADKNTDDSKDSTEVTAPYKLPEDEGKDSKSSEEDSENTDEEEPKEKNVVNFTAESAVEYGLEHNKTIEILDNKIKIAEVLYQNSKKNAKDLKDAKKTLNDANNELFDKQKELAEGISNLDKAEALLGKGIAPQSIPFKDPLGNAIVIPAGSNIVSELVKNGYPESMAQSVASQIISGVENELEGSKGKISEASTALSEAKETLELKKEQFKDVLKDTSEKLDVKMDYGSFITLDANDASKLMIEMGGVNLDVTRYAKSIYKNQIAMLINKNYYDALYTKKFAELKEIAMKRGEKQYNIVKLSYDNGMKAKDDLLLSKMYYDSTVLQYDLAIADYNNAVTELKKNMNIDFDTEITLADVDPNNAEVESLEEGIKSGLTNRLEIQQALGQLAIYQLNEKLITSRAEYRTNSRAIKEAKLLREGAELQLEQVKKTVESDIVQSYETMTALNKMLEESKELVGNAEEVVRIAKLKYEQGFGVENSLLKQMNLEESSGTVIELIAAQEKLSEVEAQVAQIRYNSIMARIKYQNDAGILIYK; this is encoded by the coding sequence ATGAAAAAAATTACGGCCTTTATATGCATTGCTTCTATATTGCTGTGTTCGTCAGTATATCCGGTATATGCTGCTGATAAAAACACGGATGATTCCAAAGACAGCACGGAAGTTACAGCACCATACAAGCTACCTGAGGATGAAGGAAAAGACAGTAAATCTTCTGAAGAAGATAGTGAGAATACTGATGAGGAAGAACCCAAGGAAAAAAATGTTGTTAATTTCACCGCTGAATCGGCAGTAGAATACGGGTTGGAGCATAACAAAACTATTGAAATATTGGATAATAAGATTAAGATTGCTGAGGTATTGTATCAAAATTCAAAGAAGAATGCCAAAGATCTTAAAGATGCCAAAAAAACCCTCAACGATGCAAACAATGAGCTTTTTGATAAACAGAAGGAGTTGGCAGAAGGAATAAGCAATCTAGATAAAGCGGAGGCGCTTCTTGGCAAAGGTATAGCTCCACAGTCAATACCATTTAAGGATCCTTTGGGAAATGCAATTGTTATTCCTGCAGGCTCTAATATAGTATCTGAGTTAGTTAAAAACGGATACCCTGAAAGCATGGCACAAAGCGTTGCTTCACAAATAATATCCGGTGTTGAAAATGAGCTGGAAGGATCAAAAGGTAAAATAAGCGAAGCTTCCACAGCACTGTCCGAAGCAAAGGAAACACTTGAATTAAAAAAAGAGCAGTTTAAGGATGTACTTAAAGATACCTCTGAAAAGCTTGATGTAAAGATGGATTACGGAAGTTTTATAACACTTGATGCAAATGATGCAAGTAAACTTATGATAGAAATGGGCGGAGTTAATCTTGATGTAACCAGGTATGCAAAAAGTATATACAAAAACCAGATAGCAATGCTTATAAATAAAAATTATTATGATGCATTGTACACAAAAAAATTTGCAGAACTTAAAGAAATTGCAATGAAACGCGGAGAAAAGCAGTACAATATTGTTAAACTGTCTTATGATAACGGAATGAAGGCGAAAGACGATCTTTTGCTAAGTAAAATGTATTATGACAGCACAGTTCTTCAATACGATCTGGCAATAGCTGATTATAATAATGCGGTTACAGAGTTGAAAAAAAATATGAATATTGATTTTGATACTGAAATAACACTGGCAGATGTGGATCCAAATAATGCAGAAGTTGAAAGCCTTGAGGAAGGAATAAAATCAGGGTTGACAAACAGGCTTGAAATACAGCAGGCTTTGGGGCAACTGGCTATATATCAGCTAAACGAAAAGCTGATTACATCAAGAGCTGAATATAGAACAAATTCCAGAGCAATTAAAGAGGCTAAACTGTTGAGGGAAGGTGCAGAGCTGCAGCTTGAACAGGTTAAAAAAACTGTGGAATCCGACATTGTGCAGTCTTATGAGACAATGACCGCATTGAATAAAATGCTGGAAGAATCAAAAGAACTTGTAGGCAATGCAGAGGAAGTTGTAAGAATTGCTAAGCTGAAGTATGAGCAGGGGTTTGGTGTAGAAAACTCTCTTTTAAAACAGATGAATCTTGAGGAGAGTTCCGGCACTGTGATTGAACTTATTGCGGCACAGGAAAAGCTGTCAGAGGTTGAGGCTCAGGTTGCTCAAATTAGATACAACAGCATAATGGCAAGAATAAAGTATCAAAATGATGCAGGAATTTTAATTTATAAATAA
- a CDS encoding HlyD family secretion protein, whose protein sequence is MNRFKDTLKTVSNKEWISRNIRKIVVSLVVICSAMIITVGAVQVSAGSIDKDKSQGIVYAKDVSLNTKIPGRIVKFYVEEGQKIKAGDPIVEISSEELQAKKAQLEAQIEQAQAGVDASKALLEMAQGNYSLSQERVKQAEAGLKASQSQRDMAKAVSEKAENGARTQEVAQAESAYNLWKSTYDRAKVLYEGGALTKQKLEEIKTQMDVSEQTLNMAKEGARSEDKKAALAQLSMAEAGVQSSASLLNQANEASNIALAQVNQAQAGLTAAQGKLEQAKAGQQEVEVYLQDTLIKSPIDGTVTALNSDEGELVSTGTSIGTVSNLDKCWVSANLDEYKLSDLSEGQSVDVNLPAYKGKKFIGKIVTINKQPDFAVKKATSENGNIDIVSYEVKIELDNHDELIRPGMTAIVDFAD, encoded by the coding sequence ATGAACAGATTTAAAGATACATTGAAAACTGTCTCCAATAAGGAGTGGATAAGTAGGAATATCAGAAAAATTGTTGTTTCTCTCGTGGTAATATGCTCAGCAATGATTATTACCGTAGGGGCGGTTCAGGTAAGTGCCGGCAGTATTGATAAGGATAAATCTCAAGGTATTGTATATGCCAAGGACGTAAGCCTAAACACAAAAATACCTGGGAGAATTGTGAAGTTTTATGTAGAAGAAGGACAGAAGATTAAGGCGGGGGATCCTATTGTAGAAATATCAAGTGAGGAGCTGCAGGCCAAAAAGGCGCAGCTGGAAGCGCAGATAGAGCAGGCACAGGCAGGTGTTGATGCATCGAAGGCATTGCTTGAAATGGCTCAGGGAAACTACAGTCTGTCTCAGGAGAGGGTAAAGCAAGCAGAGGCAGGGCTCAAGGCAAGTCAAAGTCAAAGAGATATGGCAAAGGCTGTAAGCGAAAAAGCCGAAAATGGTGCTAGAACGCAGGAAGTAGCTCAGGCTGAAAGTGCATATAATTTATGGAAATCTACATATGACAGAGCTAAGGTTCTTTATGAGGGAGGAGCTCTTACAAAGCAGAAGCTTGAAGAAATAAAAACACAGATGGATGTTTCAGAGCAGACTCTAAATATGGCAAAAGAAGGGGCAAGATCGGAAGATAAAAAAGCAGCCTTAGCACAGCTCTCAATGGCTGAGGCAGGAGTCCAGTCCAGCGCGTCATTGCTTAATCAGGCAAATGAAGCTTCAAACATTGCTCTTGCTCAGGTAAATCAGGCTCAGGCTGGGCTTACGGCGGCTCAGGGAAAGTTAGAGCAGGCTAAAGCAGGACAGCAGGAGGTAGAGGTATATCTGCAGGATACGCTTATAAAATCTCCTATTGACGGAACTGTTACAGCGTTAAATTCCGATGAGGGAGAGCTGGTATCTACAGGAACTTCCATAGGAACAGTTAGTAATTTGGATAAGTGCTGGGTGAGTGCAAATCTTGATGAATATAAGCTGAGCGATCTGTCGGAAGGACAGTCGGTAGATGTAAATCTTCCAGCTTACAAGGGGAAGAAATTTATAGGTAAAATAGTTACAATCAATAAGCAGCCGGATTTTGCCGTAAAAAAAGCTACATCGGAAAACGGAAATATTGATATTGTTTCATACGAAGTAAAAATTGAATTAGATAATCATGATGAGCTAATAAGACCCGGAATGACAGCTATCGTGGATTTTGCTGATTAG
- a CDS encoding ABC transporter permease, whose translation MIFKSFKDEYYSFRKNKMSILVLLVLPLIFAIVLGLELSHEFIDSIPMAVIDYDKSTFSMQLTDAFDSNEIFNVVYHPANEDELEYLMKNSKARVGMIIPKNFYNDIAMLKSPTVMMVYDGSHMSITSAAKTKATEILLTYKAGAAIKQLTARLDMPYEEAYNIAQAIKFSNQTLYNPTKSFDNFLSPILLAGYVQSAIALVAAVAVDHGIYKKRRSERLGYSTGKTIFYTICGTIAFMINIVFQVVVFRLPFEGNIFYAVILSAALSFSVSAFCILISALFENRMIAVVAGAVVFIPNSAMAGTTWPLLSMLSGYRSFAEFLPFTHYVSNIRYLYLKGLSINQIYGDIIYMLIFGAVMLLLSEGVMLIAEQKSDFGEVKAYDLYERDEKGISLNI comes from the coding sequence ATGATTTTTAAAAGCTTTAAAGACGAATATTATAGCTTTAGGAAAAATAAAATGAGCATTTTAGTGCTTCTGGTATTACCGTTGATCTTTGCTATAGTGCTGGGCTTAGAACTGTCGCATGAATTTATTGACAGCATTCCAATGGCAGTTATAGACTATGATAAATCCACATTTAGCATGCAGCTTACGGATGCCTTTGACAGCAATGAAATATTTAATGTTGTTTATCATCCGGCAAATGAAGATGAACTGGAATACCTTATGAAAAACAGCAAAGCAAGGGTAGGAATGATTATACCGAAGAATTTTTACAATGATATAGCCATGCTTAAATCTCCTACCGTAATGATGGTGTATGACGGAAGCCATATGTCCATTACAAGTGCCGCAAAAACAAAGGCTACCGAAATTCTATTGACATATAAAGCTGGAGCGGCAATTAAACAACTTACGGCAAGGCTGGATATGCCGTATGAAGAGGCATACAATATTGCTCAAGCAATAAAATTCAGTAATCAAACATTGTATAATCCAACAAAAAGTTTTGATAATTTCCTGTCTCCGATTTTGTTGGCAGGGTATGTACAGTCTGCTATAGCATTGGTGGCTGCAGTGGCTGTAGATCACGGTATATATAAAAAAAGAAGAAGCGAACGTTTGGGATATTCAACAGGCAAGACTATATTTTATACTATTTGCGGCACAATTGCTTTTATGATTAATATTGTTTTTCAGGTTGTGGTATTCCGCCTTCCTTTTGAAGGTAACATATTCTATGCGGTAATTTTATCCGCTGCCTTAAGCTTTTCAGTTTCTGCATTCTGCATTCTTATTTCTGCCCTGTTTGAGAACAGAATGATAGCCGTAGTTGCAGGAGCAGTTGTATTTATTCCTAATTCTGCAATGGCTGGAACTACATGGCCTCTATTGTCGATGCTTTCAGGATACAGGAGTTTTGCTGAATTTCTGCCCTTTACTCACTATGTAAGTAATATACGGTATTTATACCTTAAAGGGCTTTCAATAAATCAAATTTACGGAGATATAATTTATATGCTTATCTTTGGAGCGGTAATGTTGCTGCTGTCTGAAGGAGTTATGCTTATAGCGGAGCAAAAATCCGATTTCGGGGAGGTGAAGGCTTATGACTTATATGAACGCGATGAAAAGGGGATTTCGCTCAATATTTAA
- a CDS encoding ABC transporter permease: MTYMNAMKRGFRSIFKHKGMMIIVFIGPIFLTLLFGGIYYNDYVKDVPVAVLDEDCTSLSRLVNSYFITNERFQVTNYPESRQELQELIDNGEVQMGLYIPKGFESKVGTYKSSEILVITDGSNVVTANNALAQATMIVQSVSAGIEMKLIQGKGVLPAVAENMALVYNIGERILFDPKMTYMNYLMICFLAIFIQQLMLAAMGGSFFRESEYITHGDTAKKVLGIVSSCFIAMIPALIASILILKMLFHVPFTGNMLTVVIMTLCFILALTGPSLIMLSLTKDRIKYSQLEFMLSLPTFATAGCVWPVEQMPWILAVIMKISWPLIYYAKTVQEVIIKGMGFITVLPNIISLLLFSAIWFPLGIHLYKKSFTLTYSDTIQQ, translated from the coding sequence ATGACTTATATGAACGCGATGAAAAGGGGATTTCGCTCAATATTTAAGCACAAGGGCATGATGATAATTGTTTTTATTGGTCCGATTTTTCTTACACTTCTTTTTGGAGGCATATATTACAATGATTATGTAAAAGATGTGCCTGTTGCTGTATTGGATGAAGACTGCACCAGCCTCAGCCGGCTTGTAAACAGTTATTTTATTACAAATGAAAGATTTCAGGTAACGAATTATCCCGAATCAAGACAAGAACTTCAGGAGCTCATTGACAACGGGGAAGTGCAAATGGGGTTATATATTCCGAAAGGTTTTGAAAGCAAGGTAGGAACGTATAAATCCTCTGAAATATTGGTCATTACAGACGGTTCAAATGTTGTTACGGCAAACAATGCTTTGGCCCAGGCTACTATGATAGTTCAATCAGTTTCAGCCGGAATTGAAATGAAGCTGATACAGGGTAAAGGTGTTTTGCCTGCTGTGGCTGAAAACATGGCTCTCGTATATAACATTGGCGAAAGAATTTTATTCGACCCTAAAATGACCTACATGAATTACCTTATGATTTGTTTCCTGGCAATATTCATTCAGCAGCTTATGCTTGCTGCCATGGGAGGTTCTTTTTTCAGAGAGAGCGAATACATAACACATGGAGATACTGCTAAAAAGGTACTGGGAATAGTAAGCTCATGTTTTATAGCAATGATACCGGCGTTGATTGCAAGTATTTTGATTCTTAAAATGCTTTTCCATGTTCCGTTTACCGGGAACATGCTTACGGTTGTTATAATGACACTTTGCTTTATATTGGCGCTTACAGGGCCGTCTCTGATTATGTTGTCATTAACAAAGGACAGGATTAAATATTCACAGCTTGAATTTATGCTGTCGCTGCCCACATTTGCAACTGCTGGATGTGTGTGGCCTGTAGAGCAGATGCCGTGGATTTTAGCAGTGATAATGAAAATATCCTGGCCTTTGATATATTATGCAAAAACAGTGCAGGAGGTAATTATAAAAGGGATGGGATTCATTACTGTTCTTCCAAACATTATAAGTCTTTTACTGTTTTCTGCAATTTGGTTTCCATTAGGTATTCATTTATATAAAAAATCATTTACGCTCACATATTCTGATACCATACAGCAGTAA
- the trpS gene encoding tryptophan--tRNA ligase — protein MENKKVIFSGMQPSGSLTLGNYLGALKNWVKLQGEYDSYYCVVDMHAITVPKEPKNLRKNTLEVLANYIAAGLDPDQVTLFIQSHVSAHAELSWVLNCLTYFGELGRMTQFKDKSQKLDNNSIPAGLFTYPVLMAADILLYQADLVPVGEDQRQHLEITRDIAQRFNNRFSETFKVPDAFISKDGAKIMSLQDPTSKMSKSDPNENSYIILMDDPDAVRRKLKRAVTDSEGVVRYDNNQPGVKNLINIYSKITGKSSDEIVSLYDGKGYAQFKEDVAEIIIGELKPLQDKIDYLLKNKDYLERIYVKGAEKAEVVARKTLRKVYKKVGFIPRY, from the coding sequence ATGGAGAATAAAAAGGTTATATTCAGCGGTATGCAGCCATCAGGATCACTTACGCTGGGAAATTATCTTGGGGCATTAAAAAACTGGGTAAAGCTTCAGGGCGAATATGACAGCTATTACTGTGTAGTAGATATGCATGCCATTACAGTTCCAAAGGAACCCAAGAATTTGAGAAAAAACACACTGGAGGTACTTGCTAATTATATTGCAGCAGGCTTGGATCCAGACCAGGTTACTTTGTTTATACAATCCCATGTATCTGCTCATGCGGAGCTGTCATGGGTTTTAAACTGCTTAACATACTTCGGTGAGCTGGGGAGAATGACGCAGTTCAAAGATAAGTCACAAAAACTTGACAACAATTCAATTCCAGCCGGGTTATTTACATATCCTGTCCTTATGGCGGCAGATATACTCTTATATCAGGCTGATCTAGTTCCTGTTGGAGAGGATCAGAGACAACATCTTGAAATTACAAGAGACATTGCTCAAAGGTTTAATAATCGCTTCAGCGAAACGTTCAAAGTTCCGGATGCATTTATATCTAAGGACGGAGCAAAAATAATGAGTCTTCAGGATCCCACCAGCAAAATGTCAAAATCAGATCCAAATGAAAATTCATATATAATTTTAATGGACGATCCTGATGCGGTCAGAAGAAAGCTTAAAAGGGCAGTAACAGATTCTGAGGGCGTTGTAAGGTACGACAATAACCAGCCCGGCGTTAAAAACTTGATAAATATATATTCTAAAATAACCGGTAAATCATCCGATGAAATAGTATCTCTTTATGATGGAAAGGGCTATGCCCAATTCAAGGAGGACGTTGCAGAGATAATAATCGGAGAGCTTAAACCTCTTCAGGATAAAATTGATTACTTGCTGAAGAACAAAGATTATCTGGAAAGAATTTATGTAAAAGGCGCTGAAAAAGCTGAGGTAGTAGCAAGAAAGACATTGAGAAAGGTTTATAAAAAGGTAGGCTTTATTCCAAGATATTAA
- a CDS encoding amidohydrolase, producing the protein MIVIKNGYIKTMAGKDIENGQIIIEEGKIKAVGKELEIPDDAEVIDAGGLIVSPGFVDGHCHIGMWEEGIGFEGSDGNEDTEPITPQLRAIDAINPMDQGFTDAIEGGVTTAITGPGSANVIGGTFLAMKTYGKRVDDMVIKDPVAMKIAFGENPKRVYDEQHKSPVTRMAIAALLRETLYEAKEYKEDLDASVEDPDKKPDFDLKLDALLPVMRKEIPLKAHAHRADDIFTALRIAKEFDLDITLDHCTEGHLIAEELKEAGKSCFIGPTFGSRTKYELKNKSFETPKVLYDSGIKIAIITDSNVIPIQHIPMCAGMAVKAGLPEEEGWRSITINPAEITGIADRVGSIKAGKDADIAIFKGNPLLDVDYETVMTIIDGRIVYKNEKVIA; encoded by the coding sequence ATGATTGTAATTAAAAACGGCTATATAAAAACTATGGCAGGTAAAGATATAGAAAACGGACAAATAATTATTGAAGAAGGAAAGATAAAGGCTGTTGGCAAGGAACTGGAGATACCAGATGATGCAGAGGTAATAGACGCAGGAGGGCTAATAGTTTCTCCTGGTTTTGTTGATGGTCACTGTCACATAGGCATGTGGGAAGAGGGCATAGGTTTTGAAGGATCAGATGGCAATGAAGATACGGAACCCATAACTCCACAGCTGAGAGCAATTGATGCAATAAACCCCATGGACCAAGGGTTCACGGATGCAATTGAAGGTGGAGTAACAACAGCGATAACAGGACCGGGAAGTGCTAATGTAATAGGCGGAACATTTTTGGCTATGAAGACATACGGCAAAAGAGTGGACGATATGGTTATAAAAGATCCTGTTGCCATGAAAATTGCTTTTGGCGAAAACCCAAAAAGGGTATATGATGAACAGCACAAGTCTCCTGTAACTCGAATGGCCATAGCTGCATTGCTCAGGGAAACGCTGTACGAGGCAAAGGAATATAAGGAAGATTTGGATGCTTCTGTTGAAGATCCTGACAAAAAGCCAGATTTTGATCTTAAGCTTGATGCTCTACTGCCTGTTATGAGAAAAGAGATTCCTTTGAAGGCGCATGCTCACAGGGCGGATGACATATTTACGGCACTTAGGATTGCCAAAGAATTTGATTTAGACATTACTTTAGATCATTGCACGGAAGGACATTTAATTGCCGAAGAATTGAAGGAAGCAGGCAAGAGTTGCTTTATTGGGCCAACTTTTGGGTCCAGAACAAAGTATGAACTTAAGAATAAAAGCTTCGAAACACCTAAAGTATTATATGATTCAGGAATAAAAATTGCAATTATAACAGATTCAAATGTTATACCCATTCAACACATACCTATGTGTGCAGGCATGGCAGTGAAGGCCGGACTTCCGGAAGAAGAAGGATGGAGATCAATAACAATAAATCCAGCTGAAATTACCGGAATAGCTGACAGAGTTGGAAGCATCAAGGCAGGTAAGGATGCGGATATAGCAATATTTAAAGGCAATCCTTTATTGGATGTTGATTATGAAACTGTAATGACCATAATAGACGGCAGAATTGTTTATAAAAACGAAAAGGTAATAGCTTAG
- the typA gene encoding translational GTPase TypA has protein sequence MVNMKNKIINIAVIAHVDAGKSTLVDAFLQQSGVFRENQEMVDQVMDSNAIERERGITIYSKNCSVMHGDYKINIVDTPGHADFSSEVERIMKTVDTVILLVDSIEGPMPQTRFVLQKSLAIGLKPILLINKIDKKNNRAEEVVDMVFDLFVELNATDEQLDFPILYGIAKQGIVQYELDQPSDSIKPLFETIINHVAPYPDRDGEDLQMQISSLAYDEYIGRLGIGRVTAGTIKEGQTVSVAKHDGSVEKQKVSNIFIYQGLSRISVKEASSGEIVVVAGVPNISIGDTICTENKVKPMETIKIEEPTLSMNFLINTSPFVGLSGKYVTTRHLKARLEKELEVNVGLRVEPLEDAVDGYKVSGRGELHISILLENMRREGYEVAVSRPEVILRKIDGVTMEPIERVFVNVPEIYSGSVISKLNVRKGMMVSMTPDGNYVRIEYMVPTRGLLGYRTELINDTRGEGTMVRSFDHYEKYKGEIPQRINGVLISNDEGEAIAYSLNNLESRGTLFISAGEKVYEGMIIGMCARGEDITVNPCKAKKQSNTRSSSADDSIKLSPPRIMTLESALEFINDDELVEVTPDNIRLRKRHLTEMDRRKHANRLKTQ, from the coding sequence ATGGTAAATATGAAAAATAAGATAATAAATATAGCGGTAATAGCCCACGTAGATGCGGGAAAATCAACATTAGTAGATGCATTTCTTCAACAAAGCGGCGTTTTTAGAGAAAACCAGGAAATGGTAGATCAAGTAATGGATTCTAACGCAATTGAACGTGAACGAGGAATAACTATTTATTCAAAAAACTGCTCAGTAATGCATGGAGATTATAAAATTAATATTGTGGATACGCCAGGGCATGCGGATTTCTCATCAGAGGTTGAGCGTATTATGAAGACTGTGGATACAGTTATTCTGCTGGTTGACTCAATAGAAGGCCCTATGCCACAAACTAGATTTGTTCTTCAAAAGTCACTGGCAATAGGTCTGAAACCTATTCTGCTTATTAACAAAATAGACAAGAAAAACAATAGAGCAGAAGAAGTTGTAGACATGGTATTTGACTTATTTGTTGAGTTGAATGCCACTGATGAACAGCTTGACTTTCCTATATTGTACGGAATAGCAAAACAAGGCATTGTTCAGTACGAACTGGATCAGCCCAGCGACAGCATAAAACCATTGTTCGAAACAATAATAAATCACGTTGCGCCGTATCCTGACAGAGATGGAGAAGATTTGCAAATGCAGATATCTTCACTTGCGTATGATGAATATATAGGAAGACTTGGAATAGGAAGAGTTACAGCCGGGACAATCAAAGAGGGCCAGACTGTATCTGTGGCAAAGCATGACGGATCTGTAGAAAAGCAAAAGGTATCAAATATATTTATATACCAAGGCCTTAGCAGAATAAGCGTAAAAGAAGCTTCAAGCGGCGAAATAGTAGTAGTGGCAGGAGTCCCAAACATTTCCATAGGCGATACGATATGTACAGAAAACAAAGTAAAACCCATGGAGACAATCAAAATAGAAGAGCCGACACTTTCAATGAATTTTTTGATAAACACATCTCCATTTGTTGGATTGTCAGGCAAGTATGTGACTACAAGACATCTTAAAGCAAGGCTTGAAAAGGAGCTTGAGGTAAATGTAGGGTTAAGGGTTGAACCGTTGGAAGATGCTGTAGACGGTTACAAGGTATCAGGAAGAGGAGAGCTTCATATTTCAATCCTCCTTGAAAACATGAGAAGAGAAGGCTATGAAGTTGCGGTTTCACGTCCTGAAGTAATACTGAGAAAAATTGATGGCGTTACCATGGAGCCTATTGAAAGAGTATTTGTAAATGTTCCTGAAATATATTCAGGTTCAGTAATTTCAAAGCTTAATGTAAGAAAAGGAATGATGGTATCCATGACTCCAGACGGAAATTATGTAAGGATTGAGTACATGGTTCCTACAAGAGGACTTCTGGGTTACAGAACAGAGCTGATAAATGATACCAGAGGCGAAGGTACAATGGTAAGGAGCTTTGACCATTACGAGAAATACAAAGGAGAAATTCCTCAAAGAATTAACGGAGTGCTTATTTCAAACGACGAAGGTGAAGCAATTGCATATTCTTTAAATAACCTTGAAAGCAGGGGAACATTGTTCATCAGTGCCGGTGAAAAGGTGTATGAAGGAATGATTATTGGTATGTGTGCAAGAGGAGAGGATATAACCGTAAATCCGTGCAAGGCTAAAAAACAGTCCAATACAAGATCTTCATCAGCGGATGATTCAATAAAATTATCACCTCCAAGAATCATGACATTGGAATCGGCGTTGGAATTTATTAATGATGATGAGCTTGTGGAAGTAACTCCTGACAATATAAGATTAAGAAAAAGACATCTTACTGAAATGGACAGAAGGAAACACGCGAACAGATTGAAGACACAATAA
- a CDS encoding S-ribosylhomocysteine lyase: MKKIESFQVNHLKLKRGIYVSRKDAVNDSAVTTFDIRMKEPNNEPVINTAELHAIEHLGATFLRNHAVYDKQTVYFGPMGCRTGFYVIFKGDLKSIDVVDIIKEMFKFIKDYEGEIPGADARSCGNYLDMNLPMAKYEASKFYNEVLLNLRDENLIYSK; the protein is encoded by the coding sequence ATGAAAAAAATTGAAAGTTTTCAGGTAAATCATCTGAAATTAAAAAGAGGAATATACGTTTCAAGAAAAGATGCTGTGAATGATTCAGCTGTAACTACATTTGACATAAGAATGAAGGAACCCAATAATGAACCTGTAATCAACACAGCAGAGTTGCATGCAATAGAACATCTGGGAGCAACATTTCTAAGGAATCATGCGGTTTATGACAAGCAAACAGTGTATTTTGGGCCAATGGGATGCAGAACAGGATTTTATGTTATTTTTAAAGGAGACTTAAAATCAATAGATGTTGTTGATATAATAAAAGAAATGTTTAAGTTCATTAAAGATTATGAAGGAGAAATTCCCGGAGCAGATGCACGCTCCTGCGGAAACTACCTCGATATGAACCTGCCAATGGCAAAGTATGAAGCATCCAAATTTTACAATGAAGTTTTGTTAAATTTAAGGGACGAAAATTTAATTTATTCGAAATAG